Part of the Amphiura filiformis chromosome 9, Afil_fr2py, whole genome shotgun sequence genome is shown below.
atgaaaaatgccGGTCATATAGCCTATTTTTAAAGATCAATGGACAAATGGTCACCACTTGTCAAAAGGATCACAATGTTTGCATTAATATCTCAGTAACATGTGCTACCAATGTGATTTGCTCTTGATTTTTCACACGACGATATAGACATTGCGTAAAATTGATCTGGAAGAAAAACTAAAGCACATGTTGTCTCATATATAGCATCTTATTTTTCAACATGTGTGACCATATTGTATTAAAGTAATGTGACATTCCTGCTGCAACAGAACTTCAACACTAAACAAAAATCATTTAAAGGTAGCCTATAACAAGTAAACCTTTTGATTAATTTGACAGAccgatttttgtatcaaatgaaaCAGGACAGCTTTGGTCCCGACTTTGATACTACATACAATGAGGGCTGAACTTTCGTATTTACGCAATGCCGTACTCGCTTATATATTGACAAAAACGTAAGGATGTTCAAAACACGCcttaagattatacgtgtaaccatggtaaccttggacgtccaagatCCAATCTTGAGCGCTCTGGACGTCCAAAGTTAAGCGTATAATCTTAGAGTATCAAAGAAGAAGGCAAAGAAGATCAACAACCACATTGCTACTTATAGCACTTcaaaaaatgcaaacaatttcTTCGGAAATGAGGCGACATTGCAGCATAAATAAACGGGTTACATGTTGAATTAAACCACCATAGCACATTCATAATCTCCCAAACTAACTCTGATATGGAGAAATATCCGAATATCTGTGCGCCTAGTGTTAAAATATAATAAGGTAGAAAACACGACACAAATATAGCAACTAAGATGGTCAAGCTGCAAGCTGCTTTCCTGTGCTTCTTGTACAAAGTGTGCTTCTGTAATTGAACATGGTACGACCGTGATGATCCATGAACATCCTTGTGGTCGGATGACTTTGGTAAGTTTGGTTCGGATGGATTACCAGTTTCTAAGCTTACGGAACTACCCCTCAGATCTTCGTCTTCCATTGATTGATTTTGATAGGCCATGGACTTCTCTGGAATTTTATCCCTCAGATCTTTCATTGCTTGATTTTGATAGGCCATGGACTTCTCTGGAATTTTATCCCTCAGATCTTTCATTGCTTGATTTTGATACGCCATGGACTTTTCTGGAATTTTCTGGATGGCTTCAGACTTCAACGTATATTTTGTGTCATTGAACTGCTTAGAACGCTTTAGTAGATTAAAGTAAATCGCAAAATTGACGGATACTAAAACAGTTAAAGGCATTACAAATTCTATAAGAAAAAGTACCAGGTGGAAATACATATTTTCAAAGGCCTGTAGTTCACAGTTATATTCATAATTAACAAGGCTCTCTCCGGTAAGCTTCGGCCAGACTGAAGTAATAGTTGCATAGAATGCAAAAGTCACGATCCATAAACATGTCATAGCTACGATCACATTCCGCCGTGCGAAGTGGCTTCCTTGCTTCACGTGATACACAATTGGGTATGTAACCATATGAAGGCGGTCTATACTTAGAGCAATGACGGTGATAATTGACACATAACCAGCCGAGTAATCAACTGTCAGGTATAATTTACAGAACGTTTCTCCAAGAACCCAGTCGTCTGTGATCCACCATGACAAATTTACACCCATACTGAAAAGACCCACAACTAGATCTGATGCGGAGAGATTCAGTAGTAGGTAATTTGAAGTCTTGCCGTGGATCTTTTTATCTCTAAAAAATGCCAACATGACGAAAATATTACCAGATACTGTGACAAACACTAGTATGGCCTCGATGAACGCCACTAGAACATATTGCACGTCTACTGCTGAAGTTGGTGGATTCGTGAAATTTGAAACTTCTGATAATTCGTCCATGTTGGCGGCAATCTGCAAATGATTCTAGGAGGACTCTTCAACCAAGAATAACATTAATACCTAACACGCATTATATACGAAAACAATATTCTTTTCATTACGCATCACTTCATCTACCGACAGGTTTATTGTTAACTTAAAGGCTTGTTGGCTAAATCAGAAATTAAGAAAGTTGCCAATTATCAAGATATGTTGgcatttttgtatgaataaatagtACTAGTTTAGCTTGCAAGCGGTTTGACAGAAAGTGACCTAGAAAAGACAAAATTTGACATTGTCTTACGAAATACATACCTTGTGGCATATTATGTAAGTCACTCGGACTCACTCTTAATGTCAAATATTTCCATATTTTTGCGGGGATCAATAACAGTGCCTTTAATTTGAGCGAGTATGAATCGAACGTTTTATGAGCTGTCAGCAGCATTCAACGAGATTGTTTTACTTAATAGCACAGCACGATCAGGATACGTGTATTATATTAAGGCTTTCATATATGAGATTAATAATCTGACCCACATTACCAAGTTTGACAAACATAGTTACCTTACCTTTTGTTCAAGAGTTGTGAAAAAGGTTAGGTATATACTACGCGACATGTGATACCAGTAAATATTCTAGAACTATTGATTTGTGCATTGACATGAAATTAATATGGCAACAATCCAGAACCGAAATACCCTATTCACAAATTGAGCAAACTTGAGTAAATTGTCTAAAATGCAGTCATTCATTTAAAGCAACTCACTCTGCATGGATATTACACTACCGTATATTGCTGATAGACAATGATTTCATTAAGCAGAAGAATGCACCGTAGCACTAAAACTTGAAGCGTTAGAAAATAAGAAGAGATATTTAAGATTTTGTTCTGACGGTCAGAGGTAATCatacattttggaacactttacaTCAATATCAACTTGTGCAAGTTAATCGCAAGCTgataccccggggggggggggcactccctatctgaaatggcagggatgtgcctcggccatgttaaaagtagggggcattcaggtaaaatgtacaattacaaaaatatggggtcattcagtacacaacctgaaaaaaatggggtcattcggtatgaaactttgaaaaaaggatggtcattggggtaacaaaaagtaaaatgggagtcattgagtacaggattgccaaaagagtatcattaagtacacataaataagtgccaaactgcgtaaaaacaacttggccaccttggaaatgtgaaaaatctcattatttctggaggagaacacaaataccacctacatttgggaattaaaaggggggtcattgggtatagcaggaaatagaaaaagggggtcattgagtacatggatttttttaaaggggtcattgggtaataggtaggaccataacacaaaaagggggtcattgggtacaagccggtttgaaaaagggggtcattcccgaggcacatgatgcgtatccactatggaagtgcccccccggggctgATACCGTAGCTTGCAATTTGCTTGCAGACGCATACCGTTAGCACATGTGATCTTCCGCATGTACGTGGATGCCCGCACATTCAGCTCTCATAGTGTGCATGCGATCAGATGATAATATTGTGAGCTTGCACCCGGGGCTTGCATATTGCGACgtgcaattcgccgtagaagtagtgatgtaatagGATTAATTACCGTACTATTGCAACAGATGAAcacaaattttgaatgttttgccCTGTAAaataggctgcactcatcacctgtcatgtctgtgtagtgtgtatgtgtgcaatcgtAGATTAAATATAATACCGTCTACAATTATTGTTTACGGTTAAATATATATTCCGAAACCGTTCGAGGATATTAAAACAATATAGTTATGTTCGAGTCAAATACCGtttctttaaataaaaaaagaagaaaaaaaaagaagaaaaagcatagtgatttatagtgcgctacgcacagccATATCGCCtacacgttgatccacaagcctcggcacactttaccaATATAAAAAACGAAAACAAAGTACTCAGTGACATTAGAAAGACACGAATATCATCACAATTGATCAAAAAATCGCTTTCTTTCAACCTGTTATAGTCGTTCTTATATCTATGATGTTTGACCTAATGGGATAGGTACACTGCGAgctttttaatgtttttccaGGTGAAATTCCGATCACATTTCATGTTTCATTTTGCTCTATAAAACTAAAAATGCTCTGATGAAATAAGTTGTATCGCGCTTCATCCGTTTGTGCTATTTGTTATGATATGAGCTGATATGGATCTATAACATAATTTATATGAATAAAATTGATCTGATGCGATTTCAGAACATTTTGTTCTATTTGTATAAAAGAAGAACCCAAATCATAAATGATTCATGATTTTTATCGTTTCGTCATTCTGTTTTTTAATTAAAGTTAATTTTGGCCACTATTATAGTGGTTTAACATTATGATAATGTTTATGATATGGATCTATAAATCTGATGCGTCTgaataaaattataattatacatgtagtttTATCTGAAACGGGAAATTAACACCTGTGAGCCGAGAGAACAGATACAATCTCGATCAAAATCTCACTTTTTATTCgcttaagggatcagatagcaacgtttgcacagtatttttgtgggacatgagagcccatcagacatatcgaatatattttccccaaaagatcTAAAATTTTGTTTGGTCTTTTATGTATATATCttccttcaatacgaaaggtcaaaattttcaattgatagtcggcttttaaTTCCAGCTACAtagactttaagtacatatcattagatttgtaaagtttacttcgaggactattaaatatcaaaaatataaaatatataaatttttaaaaatttgccattaaatttgtattacagacttgacatttaatatggaatatttttcgcaagaTTAGACGGgtttggacggagtctgcatagaccgcacgggctaaatattaattggggtgtgtcgggggatggtgtaaaataattgtttgatagaaaatgtgttttccatatgattacattatggtgctcatagtgtagcgaatttgcctaaaatggcggatttagggaggctgaatttgagctttgtgggagacacaatttcagactttatgcaacatggttctgttattatcaaatttatagggggttggggtgatatttcttaaacttcgtcagcaactggcgttcatcacagctgaaatacgcttacaatgtaccaaatttttgaacaggggaggagcttaaaatggggctcttagaagctgtacgtactcagaaagtttgaatgaccccctgaggtcaaatgttataaacttacggtacaaaaacaactttgtggattcctggttgtccaatgaactcacgctgtttctgggtgtacagtaagtttattacatgtggccccaggggaccattcaaactttctgagtgcgtatcacttttaacagccatattttttaaagctcctcccactttcaaaactggtagatttcacaggtgaatttcagttctgacgaacacttattggtattcaggttcagtaaaatcgcccAAACCTCgattaatttgataatatcagaataatattGCTCAAATTCTCAAATTTTACCCCAACAAAAATGAAATTCAgactccttaaatccgccattttaggcataTTCATTACATCATgtgcgccataatgtaaactaatggaaagaacATTTTCTGTCattcaattattttacaccatctcccgacacaccccaatcagTATTAGCCCGTGCCGtctatgcagacctctaccagaccaggcttggaattttgcgaaaaagtattccatattaaatgtcaagtctgtataattattgcgaattaaaaaaaaaaaaaaaaaatttatatgtGCTcgtatcccacaaaaatactgtgcaaacgttgctatccgattcctaaAACCATACCAATTTGATACTGGAAGCCCAATTTCGTCCCCAATTCGTACCGTAGCAAAGATTAATGTTTGGGCGGTTGAATATGAAAAAGTACCAACAGTTTCTATCAATACAATAATAATGCCATAGTTTtgctttttttgtcattttactaTTGCCAAGAAGCAAAAGAACCTGCCCAATATTAATGCCACACAATTTATTCCCATATTTTCTTACGTAGATTGGTAACGTTGATTTTGGTGGTAGTCAGTGTGCTGTGGATTCCGTTTATTCAGGCATATGGATCGGGAGAGCTTTTTATTTACATTCAATCAATGACGTCATATTTTTCACCGCCAATGTTTGCTGTCTATGTTCTTGCCATGTTTTGGGAACGTATGAATGAACCGGTAATTATGATAACTATAATATTGTCATTAGAATAAACTTTCGACGTTTTTACGAATGTTTGTTGTATTTATTTACTCCCATAGTAATTTATTCCCCCAACGCATTGCACAAACTTGTTCTGTTCGACTTACGTTTTTTCATATTTCCTTTTACCAAATATAACAACCCTATGTAATCAATAAGCATCAATCTGAATCTGAATATTATTCTTTCGTTGTGTGGCGTATTTCAGGGTGCCTTTTACGGAATGATTGGTGGTTTTGCTGTTGGTACAACGAGAATGCTTATGGATCTGTTTTACGGAGTTCCCGGATGTGGCGATGAAGACAACAGACCTCCTATCGTAGCAAACCTACATTACTTGCACTTCGCCTGTGTTTTGTTTGGAATTACGTTGGTATTATCAATTTTTGTAGCGCTTATAACGCAGCCAATCCCACGTAGAAAGGTAATCTATATTAGGATAAACAGGGTTGTCTGTTTTTTTAATGAAGCATTAGGCGGAGCCGCcgtatttaacgttagctttggacatttaagtaatttattgatttttcacccgggtggaaaataaagaaaataattaaatatccaaagctaacgccaAATACGGCATCTGCGCCTAATCATATGATAAATTTTCCATATAATTTCACCAGGAAATGAATCAAATGATAATACTGAAAGTCTGAACAAATGATGTAATTCATCATGTTATAAAACAATTACATTTTAAAACGGCAACATAAATATATTATTCTTTAATTTAAATTACATGCAGTACTTGAAATAACATGGCACCAGTATTAATTCATCGTGACGTCAGTATGATGTCACTTAACTGTATGTACAAAACGGCACGCTTGAATGACTTCCAACTTGACGTCACGCTTACAAAAGTGACGGAAATATAATGCTATCAATTGACATCAAGAATACGTTACAAACGCACGACATATCGGCGAGACTTGCTTGGTAATCACGATTCTAAATTAGTAGTAGTTTAGAATGAAGTGTGTGTTTTTGAATAATAAAGAATTGGAATGTGGTATTACGTGGAAAAACCTTTTCAAGCTTGCTTTTCTGTAAGATAATGACGATAGTATTTTTAACACATTTATAACGTAATATTAAAAACGAGTGTTGGTATTTTGTGACAAACTACAGATAATTCGTCTAACATGGTGGACACGATTCTCAAAGGTGCCACGTGAAGCAATggatgaagaagaagaacaacaagACGAGAAGAACGAATTGATCAAATTAGAAAAGGAGAAACAAATCGCTAAGGGTAAGATAACATGAGAAGGAATCTCATCCCCGTCTCATCCTTATCACTGCAGAACGCAAATACAATCAcggaataattaaaaaaaatatcaggaaccttgttcactctgcaatgactgtagtgtttctagatgtcgacAATCCTTGGTGGCTTTGATGACGTCGCTACTTTTGAAGGTTGCCGTTTTGAAATGATCTGGTCATAATCTCTGTCTAATTTTTATGTCCCCTCGTCCTTATTCATAGAGTATCCCCGTGCTCTTGATCCCAAATGACTTCTTTGAGTCAACGTGCGGTTTTATCTGCCTCTTGATTAATGATCTTGGCCCCGTGCCAACTGTTTACATGGTTGTTAGCTGCTCAGTTATTGCCGATTTAAAAGTTTGGGATGTGGATGATTTTCTTGGAGATCTGGTTTTATGTTCAGACAACCTTGTtaaactaccccccccccccccctacaccaaaacaaacaaattttgacaGAAAGGATCCAATTGTTACAGAGGGGGCAGATAAGTTGTGACTCAATGAGGATACCCCGGTTGGGCCATTGACAAGGTAAAAGAAGAACTAACAACATCCAACAACCAAGAAAATAGAGGAAAAACAGATATAACAGACAAAACCAAGAGTTCAGTCGTTGTACCGTACGTCAATGGCCCATCCAAGAGGATGTCAAGAGTTTAAAATACCCATGGATTTTCGACCGTCATGAAATCCCACTGCACTCTTTGCAACAAGCTAAATCCATCCCAAAGACAAAATGGATTCCCTAAATAGCAGAACCCATTTAGCTGTCTAAAGACTTACATTGGAAAAACGGCCCATTTGTTTAAAACAAGGTTGTCTGTACATAAAATTGAAACAGAAAAAATAAGTGCCAGGTGTTCCAATTTGTTTTTATAAACTTATCCACATCCCAAATTTTTAAATCGGCAATAACTGAGCAACTGAGCATAATTTGGCAATGATAAATCAGTTGGGACGAGGTCAGTAAAATTACACGTTGgctcaaagaagccatttggacCAGGAGCATGGGAAAACATTATGAATAAGGACGAGAGGAACATCCAAATTGGACAGAGTTTATGACCAGATAATTTTAAAACAGCAACCTTCAAAAGTGGCGATGTCATCAAATCCTCCAATGACTGtggacatctagaaacaccacattGCAGAATGAACAAAGTTCCTGacaggaactgaaatatatcgagTGAGTAGTTTATTGTTTTGGATCTGTTATCAGAACCTATTTATTTAATTGacatcctgatgaatctcattaATAACAAATTATAAATACATTGCTAAAATTCTATTTTGGTAAAACGCGACCATTTTCAATGATAACATTTTACTGATTTACTGGATAGCGATATaatatgaattaaagttttaacttcaacactacactatttttcgctcacctggaacgttttcactagtccgactagtgtcttcagcagatggtgatgctgtgttgatatcttgtctacaatcgggatatctctcactgatgacgtcatatgattgacagaatgacgtcataggatgttacgatgtagcgccgcccccctgggcatcagcaagttatcccaaataggatctatttctagtcCTTGGTCACGATTTAGATTTAGCCCCCCACCCGCCGCGTGTTTGGAAGAGATATGTGGATGATACCTTCGTGGTCATAAAAACTGTGCATATCGAGGAATTTACCGATCATATCAATAACATtgatcctaacatcaaatttacgCGGGAGGAAGAGGAAGACGGTAAACTTCCTTTCCTTGACACTTTGGTTTGTCACCAGCCGGACGGAACTCTTAAAGTCAAGGTTTATAGAAAACCTACCCACACAGAGCAATATCTGAACTTTTCCTCTCATCATCCACTGCAGCATCAGCTCAGTGTTGTTAGAACGCTACTCCACCGTGCGGAAACCGTCGTCACAGACCCGGCAGATAAAGCAGAGGAAATAGCTCATGTGAAGAACGCGTTAAAGAACTGCGGTTACCAAGACTGGACTTTCTTTCGTGGTCAGCCCAAAGAAAAAGACAGTTCTTCTCAGAACCGAGACACGGAAACAGCTAACAAAGGATTTGTCACCCTACCTTACATAGAAGGTCTTTCTGAGAAGCTACGCAGAGTTTTCAGGACTGCGGGAGTTTCAACTACCTTCAAACCCCAAAATACACTTAGGAGTGCGCTTGTAGCCCCTAAAGACAAGGCAGAACCCGTTAAACAATCTGGGATTGTGTATCAAATTGACT
Proteins encoded:
- the LOC140160435 gene encoding muscarinic acetylcholine receptor M3-like; this encodes MDELSEVSNFTNPPTSAVDVQYVLVAFIEAILVFVTVSGNIFVMLAFFRDKKIHGKTSNYLLLNLSASDLVVGLFSMGVNLSWWITDDWVLGETFCKLYLTVDYSAGYVSIITVIALSIDRLHMVTYPIVYHVKQGSHFARRNVIVAMTCLWIVTFAFYATITSVWPKLTGESLVNYEYNCELQAFENMYFHLVLFLIEFVMPLTVLVSVNFAIYFNLLKRSKQFNDTKYTLKSEAIQKIPEKSMAYQNQAMKDLRDKIPEKSMAYQNQAMKDLRDKIPEKSMAYQNQSMEDEDLRGSSVSLETGNPSEPNLPKSSDHKDVHGSSRSYHVQLQKHTLYKKHRKAACSLTILVAIFVSCFLPYYILTLGAQIFGYFSISELVWEIMNVLWWFNSTCNPFIYAAMSPHFRRNCLHFLKCYK